TCAGTCTGGAAGAACCAATTCGGCAAATTGTCGAGCGCTATACCACCCACCTGCTGCATAGCCTGGAGGATGGGTACCACCAACAACTTGCCCAGGCTCAAAAAATCGTCATTACCGGTGGCGTCGCCCACTACCTGCAGCACTACATTCCCACAAAAATGCAGGAAAGCATTGTCATTCCAGAATCACCTGAATTTGCGAATGCGCGTGGCTTCTACAAGGTACTGATAGCATCCATTTCCGATTCGGAGAATGTCGATGCGTAAGCAATACACCTTCGACCCTGACGTGCACACTCTTATCACTTCGGCTCCGTACCACGCACGGAGCCTGATAGTGAATTGCCTGATCCGCTACGGCTCTCAAACAGCAGAAGGGCAAGCAATACTCAAAGCAGTTGGAGCAAAAATTGATGCAGTGGGCTCATCAGAGAAGTTGGTCACCACTGACGATACACTATCGAAAGACAATCTCCCTGCTCTCGGTAAAGGGCAGCAAAAGGAGTCTCTCTCACGACCACCAGATGATTTCCTCGGCAATTTTGACTGAGAAGGAGTTGTAATGAAAATAGAACTTGAGCAAAAAATAGTTGATTTTCAATCAATCCAACGTTGGGCCTATTACGACCCGGAGCTCGGTTGGATGCATGCTGATCATACGTCCGCGACATTGGAAGATTTTCAATCGCATATCAAACACTTCCGAGTGAATGTGATGGTGAACTACACCTGGCATTCAGTTTCGCAACGATACCGGACAAATTGCAGCCCTGTCGCCATTAACCTTAAACTGAATCAAATCACCCTTGAGATACTTGTGCAAACAAATCTTGAGCAATCAGGATACGACGGTCTGATTAACGCTGAAATGGATTGCTCATGCCGTCCGGGGCAGATGTGCCCAGAGCCACAACCAGATACCTGTACTGCAGCGGTGTTGCGTGACGGGCAGCTGGTTGATGCTTCCGTTAGCCACTTGATTGCCCACCACCACAGCGAAAGTGGACATACCTTTTGCTTTGGTTTTACTGAAAAAGCAGGCACCCGGAATGTGACTGATGTAGATGCAAAGATTAGCCGCCTGGCAGATTGCATCCGCGTCAACGTTAATCCTCACATAAAGCTTTTTTAAGGAGATAAATGGTGAAACAAAACGAAAAAGACTTCTACGCAGGAATCTGCGTAGCCCTGCAGATTGTTGCCCAGCGCGGCGAATGTGTGATCTGGCGGGAAATTGCAGGATCAGTGAGTGAGGAGCGGCTGCGGAAGTATGTTACGGAAATTGAGCCGACCGAATACGAAGTGGCCGGATTCAGTAGATTCGCAAAAACCGAGTTGGGGTGGTAAATGAACGCCATTGACCTTTTCGCTGGCCTTGGCGGTTGGTCTACCGGTGCAAGGATGGCAGGTATCCACATCCTTTGGGCAGCAAACCACTGGCCGGAAGCCGTCAAGTGGCACGCCAAAAACCATCCAGACACAGCCCATGCCTGCCAAGACCTTCACCAGGCTAACTGGGAGCAGGTCCCCAGTCATGATATTCTACTGGCCAGCCCCTGCTGTCAGGGACACAGCAGGGCGCGGGGCAAAGACAATGGCAATCCGAAGCATGATGCCAGCCGGTCAACCGCCTGGGCGGTGGTGAGCGCGGCAGAATTCCATCGCCCCCCATTTGTGATCGTTGAAAATGTGCCGGAGTTCATGCAGTGGACGCTGTACCCAGCGTGGGCAAGTGCAATGAACGCACTGGGTTACCAGCTGGCCCCGCACGTAATCGACTGCGCTGACCTCGGAGTGCCGCAGAATCGCATAAGGCTTTTCCTTGTTTGCACCCGTAGCCGCGTACCCCTTCACCTGAAATTCCCAAGTAAAAATCACCAGCCTGCCTCATCATTTATTGATTTCAGCGCAGGAAACTGGTCACCAATCCTTCGCCCAACGCGCGCAGCCGCAACGCTTGCCAGAGTAGCAAATGGCCGCCGAGAGTACGGTGAACGATTTGTTATGCCGTATTACAAATCCGGCTCAGGATTAACCGGCAGAAGCCTCAACCGTCCCATTGGGACAATTACAACCATCGACCGCTGGGCGGTAGTGGATGGAGAGAGAATGCGCATGCTGACTGCAGATGAATGTCTCGCAGCACAATCATTTCCGGCAGATATAGCGCGGCCAAAGAGCCATCGCCTGACGGTGCATCTCGCAGGTAATGCAGTACCGCCATTGGCAGCCAGCAATATACTGAAAGCCCTCACCAGGGCGGCGTGAAGGAGAATCTATGTCAAAAAGAAATATTCCCATCAACATACAGGGCCAACCACCCACTCAGGCAGAGCTTGATCGTGCAAAAAAACGATTATTGCTGCGCATCGTAGTTGCCGTTATTGTCTGTATTTCAGTATTAATTAGTAGCGGCACTATAGTGTATTTAGTGCCGACATTTTACGCCTTCTTTGTAGCGCTAATCGTAGCGCCAATCCCTGGAATTCTCTCAATGAAAATCGCGCAAAGGGGTTATCGTTATCTTGGTTTGTTTGATCCCCTCGACCCGGAGAAGCACCCAGAGGAATGCCTTGAGTACAGCAAGTTTCTCTCTGATCCTGCGGTAGCGGCCTACCATGCCCAGATACTCGCCCAGGGGAGAGGACTGGTGATTATGGAGTATAGGGCAGCTAGGGCATGGATAAGTGCCGCTCCTGAACGTGAAAAACAGGCCCAGGCTAAAGAGGTATATGCGAAAATATGCTCCAATATAGTCGTATAAAACAAGGAGTCATTTATAATGAATATTCATTCAGCATTAATATTTGTTTTTATTGTATTACTTATGATATTTTTGCACACAAGCCCACTTGAATCAAGCCAATGGATTGGAATGGTTATGCCATATCTCTTCATTCCGCTATTGATCTCAGCAGCTCTTTTGGGTGTTTATGGAAATAATGGTGAGGCTTTTTTAACTACCCTCGCCGCATTGGCAATGTTTTTACTGTTTACAGCTGAAGAAAGGGTGCCGGGTCTCTTTAATAAGGACGGTGAGAATCAAACACATCAAGAAGAGAGTGCAGTTGATGTAAAAAATATCAGTGAAATTACTGGTGCAGAACTCATTGAAAAATTCAAGGTGTGGCTCGCTTTTCAGCCTTCCTGCGACCTTGATGATTACTACTGGAATCCAACAACAAAACGCTGTGAACGCTTCGATGATCTGCTACCTGGATGCAACAAGTTGAGCAGCGAACCAGCACAGCGCAGTAAACGCTATCAGGAGGCACAAAGTGAGTAGAAAGACCAAGAACAATATGTTGCCGTATCCTGGAAGTAGTGCTTCACCTACTGCACAGCAAATTCAATCCTTAGTTAATCAGGTGGAAGAAGCTGGCATTAGGAATGTAACGGATTTAGACGCAAAAACCATACAGGATATCCGTGATGGGAAGATTATTGTAGGTGACCCTAAAGGCGATATGAATCTTCAAAGAGAATATTTGGATCATCTGCAGACCCTGCGGTAGAGGCGAACTTTAGTCTTTAACACAAAAGAGAGTGTATTATGAAAAAAGAGCTTTTAATGATTTTTGGCAAGAATAGGGTGTTTGGAATAAAATCAACATTCTATATCTTGCTGTGCGGTTTTCTGTGGATTACAACCTCAACCCCATCGGTGCCTTTTGTAATTATGGTATTTGATCTTGTGAAAATGCTTGGTCTTTTAGCCGTATTACTTGTGCCAACTATAATGCTTTTAATACGAATGGCAGCTTCCTCTTACACGGAAGATCCACCATTTAATGGTATAAGTCACTTTTTAAGAATGCTTGGTGTATATTTTACAATGCTTTGGTGGATCGGGTTTGGTGGTGATGCCTGTTATACGTGGTGCCTCGAAAATACGACTGAGGCAATAGCTGTCGCAGTAGCGCTTTTTCTGGTTTATGTAATAGTCCAGTTAAGTGGATTGGGAACGGATACTAAAGTTAGTTCACCCACAACCGGCTATTACGCAGTATCACCAGAAATCTACAAAAAAGACAAGCAACCGAATTAGTGGACCATCATAAACCATAAACCGCACCCATTGGGTGAGATATAAGGAGATAAATAGTGAAACAGGAATTTAATATTAGCAGCCCTTGGACAGGTGCCCAAATTCAAGCCCACATAAAAACCATGGAAGCGCACAACCGACTTATAAAAGCCCTGATTTTCGCAGTATATGTAACTTTTGCATGTTTAGTTATGTATGCTCTCCTTCACCCGCAAATAATTATGAATAATGTATTCTTGTCTGTGGTGGTTATTTTTATATGCTCAGGCATTATCACTGGATTGAGTTTAAGTTTGTCAAAAATCTCTGATTTCAAGGAAACGGAAAGTTACCCACCACAGCTCATTAACCCACAAAACCCTGATGTGCAGCACTATTTACAGCGTTTGCGCTCTATTGGACGTTACTACCTCACGCGGCAGGAAATAAAAGAACTATTGGTAATTGAGGAAAAATACGAAGCCTTGCAAATTAAAAACAAAATTATTGGATATAAACCAGGAGATGTTGAAGTTTAAAAAGCTTCGCAATTGGCTGAATTATATGATGTTGTAGATAGACTTCGCCTCCATGACGCCGCTGCAGCTGGCCAAAAAGATCGGTGCGAATACTGGCGCATCATAGAAAATCCAGGAGGATTAAAGTGACAGGTGTATTCACAAACTATGAGGAATTTATAGCCTGGGCTGAAAAATCTGCCCCTGATATTTTTCACACAAAAATCCTACCATACCCTGACGGCGAGTTGGACTACATCAAGGAGTCGTATTGGTGCGGGCAAGAAAGCGTTAACGTACATACCGTATTAGGCACCAAGCACCCGGACTATATTGGCCTTACATGGGGAGAGCTCCTCAGAAATGGCAAAAGGATGCATATCAATATTCCCCTTGCGATAAGCAACCCAGGTTATTACGAAGGTACAGAGCGCAAGCAACCGACTATGTATTTCACCGCCATCAACAACCAGGTGTTTATTGGGGGTGACGGAAATCACCGGACATGCATTTCCAGGTTTCTGAGTAACGCTAAGGAAGCCACTCATATACACGGCGTTACAGTATACAGCTACGCAACTGACACTGTTCTCACACAAGGAAGCAGGCTGATTGAGTTGGCTATCTGTAATTCAGATTCGACAGACATTAAACTCAAAGCCCATTCTCCTGCGCTAACACGCAAAGACGGCCCCAACTATCACCGACAAATTCACGACCCGCATATTAAAATCACCAACATTAAACAGGGCAGCTCTGTCGATCTTCGAACCGGTGAAGAGATTGATGCTCTCCTGGAAGCGATCAGGAACCGCTCACGCATCAGGCGTCTTTTCACGCGCAACAACCCTTTTCGAGATTTCGTCCGGTAGCACCCCGCAATCATCCCTCCCAGTCAGGCCACCTTCGGTGGCCTTTTTCTTTTTCCAGCGAAAACTTCCCCCTCCCCTCGCCCACTCTCCTGAGTCTTCTATCCCGGTTTTCCCAGAAAACTTCCGCCCTGATCCACATGCCCTATAGAGGGGCATATCTCCCCTCCAAAAAATCTTGGAGGAACCAATGCGACGATTTCCAGCCTTTTTTCTTGCCGCAACCGTGGCAATGTCCGGACAGCTGGCATTCGCCAGATCTCCCACTCAACAACTCTATCCGTCGCCCCCGCAACCGGACACCGTGATCAACCAGATCCAGGTGCCCCAATTCGTGCTCACTCAAACCCCAAAAAAAGGAGGACTGACAATCACCCAAGGACTGACAATTACCCAGCGGATTCCGCTGCAGATCCAGGCACTGCCAATTGCCCGGCCAGCAAGCACAACTGAGCAAGCTCCGCTGTGCAAGTTCACCATCGAGGGTTTTGACCTTAATGGCTTCACCCTGACAGAGGCCCAAAAGGAGCGAATCAAGGAGCTTGCATCCTCTCTTCAAGGCTCTGTGGCAGTCACCGGCCACTCTGACCATTTCGGGCCAGCATGGGCCAAGGAAAGGGTAGCCAATCGCAGAGCCGAGAGCGTCGCGGCCTACCTCACGACTCTTGGTGTGAGTGTGGCATCCGCTACCGGCCAATCTGATCACAATCAAATATCCACCAACCCCGCGCAGAATCGCCGGGCAGAAATCACTTTGACGGAGTGCAAATGAATAATAAATTCAAGGAACTGTTTTCGAAGAAGCCCTCGCAGGCTTTTCTCGCTACCTGCATGGCAATCATATCAGCGGGACTGATCTTCACCTGGGACCGAAGCCCGGCAGGCGAGCCAGTGCCTGCTGTGGTTGTGAGTCCTGAGCAGGCTGAGGAGGTTTTTCGCGCAACTCATCCTGCAACTACCATTTCCAGTGTGAAGCGCAGCCCCATTCCAGGACTGTTCGAAATTCACCTGACAAATTACCAGATCATCTATTTCTCGCCCGAAACCAGGCTGACCATCTTTGGCCGCATCATGGACGAGTTTGGCCAGGACATTACCTCCATGGCCAGCATGGATGCCATTTTGCCTATGGCTCTCAAGATTGGCTCTGGCAGTACAGAAGTGATTGAAGTCACTGACCCTGGCTGCAGCTGGTGCCTGAGAAGTTATCAGTTTTTCGCTGATAAAGATGTCACCAAGTACCTGTTGTTTCTTGGCAGTTTTGCCCCGGAAAAATCCGAGCACATCCTGTGTTCAGACGATCCGGCTGCAGCTTACCACGCTATCTATAGCGGCCAGACCCCTGACACGCTGCTTTCCTGTGACGAGGGTAAAGCCACCCTGTCCAGTCACCGGGCTATTGCTGGCTCCCTCGGCGCTACCGGCACTCCCACATTCATCATCAACGATGACGTAATCCGTGGCTTCAACCAAGCACGAATCCTGGAACACCTGCAGTGACTCATTTGAGCCTGCCAATCCCCAATTATTCAAGGAGAACTCCCATGAGTACATACAAGTCATTCTTTACAAACAGATTCTTCGGACCCGTACAACCCAAACTGCAGCATCCCGCAAACTCG
This portion of the Desulfurispirillum indicum S5 genome encodes:
- a CDS encoding DNA cytosine methyltransferase; this translates as MNAIDLFAGLGGWSTGARMAGIHILWAANHWPEAVKWHAKNHPDTAHACQDLHQANWEQVPSHDILLASPCCQGHSRARGKDNGNPKHDASRSTAWAVVSAAEFHRPPFVIVENVPEFMQWTLYPAWASAMNALGYQLAPHVIDCADLGVPQNRIRLFLVCTRSRVPLHLKFPSKNHQPASSFIDFSAGNWSPILRPTRAAATLARVANGRREYGERFVMPYYKSGSGLTGRSLNRPIGTITTIDRWAVVDGERMRMLTADECLAAQSFPADIARPKSHRLTVHLAGNAVPPLAASNILKALTRAA
- a CDS encoding OmpA family protein, with the protein product MRRFPAFFLAATVAMSGQLAFARSPTQQLYPSPPQPDTVINQIQVPQFVLTQTPKKGGLTITQGLTITQRIPLQIQALPIARPASTTEQAPLCKFTIEGFDLNGFTLTEAQKERIKELASSLQGSVAVTGHSDHFGPAWAKERVANRRAESVAAYLTTLGVSVASATGQSDHNQISTNPAQNRRAEITLTECK
- a CDS encoding disulfide isomerase DsbC N-terminal domain-containing protein; amino-acid sequence: MNNKFKELFSKKPSQAFLATCMAIISAGLIFTWDRSPAGEPVPAVVVSPEQAEEVFRATHPATTISSVKRSPIPGLFEIHLTNYQIIYFSPETRLTIFGRIMDEFGQDITSMASMDAILPMALKIGSGSTEVIEVTDPGCSWCLRSYQFFADKDVTKYLLFLGSFAPEKSEHILCSDDPAAAYHAIYSGQTPDTLLSCDEGKATLSSHRAIAGSLGATGTPTFIINDDVIRGFNQARILEHLQ